A window of the Streptomyces sp. NBC_01351 genome harbors these coding sequences:
- a CDS encoding DUF3995 domain-containing protein, which produces MTTLTANARPARRTVWAAYTAAAAALGYAAPHFWWGAGVAAMFPGDFATAPHGNLEAAIGYWVMGGVAALGAVLALALVRPWGRRIPAGLIAIPAGIAAIGMTLWGFTYFAMQYLLAAGRVVSAPSFAAGDAHPQAAWGLFWYGLFLVWGISLGAAARQRMRGSRLWRRH; this is translated from the coding sequence ATGACGACCCTGACCGCGAACGCACGCCCCGCCCGCCGGACCGTATGGGCCGCCTATACCGCCGCGGCGGCGGCCCTGGGGTACGCGGCCCCGCACTTCTGGTGGGGCGCCGGCGTCGCGGCGATGTTCCCCGGCGACTTCGCCACGGCCCCGCACGGCAACCTGGAGGCCGCGATCGGCTACTGGGTGATGGGCGGGGTGGCGGCCCTCGGGGCGGTGCTCGCCCTTGCCCTGGTCCGCCCTTGGGGCCGCCGCATCCCGGCGGGCCTGATCGCGATCCCGGCGGGGATCGCCGCGATCGGCATGACCCTCTGGGGCTTCACCTACTTCGCGATGCAGTACCTGCTGGCCGCGGGCCGCGTGGTCTCGGCCCCGTCCTTCGCCGCCGGGGACGCCCACCCGCAGGCCGCATGGGGGCTGTTCTGGTACGGGCTGTTCCTGGTGTGGGGGATCTCCCTGGGCGCGGCGGCCCGGCAGCGGATGAGGGGGTCGCGCTTGTGGCGCCGGCACTGA
- a CDS encoding MFS transporter — MPSGFGRLWTAQTVSSLGDGVTHAALPLIALTLTRDPMALAVVTAAGTLPWLLFGVLGGALVDRWDRRRTMWVADAGRAALLAIPVAAAALDVLSIPLLAAVAFLLGLGGLFFDTAATAYLPDLLGRDPALLERANSRLRGAQTAASGFAGPPAGSALLALGRAVPLLADAVSFAVSALLVRSLPAVPRPAPQARESLLRQARAGASYVFRDRLLLGLALRPAVGNIAFIAVETVLALFAHDRLGIDTFGFGLLLTAEATGGLLGAGIASFLGRRLGTGTALTCTAAVEGLAILGLATAQNPYVAGLALAVCGAGMGATMVLAPSLRQAIVPAHLMGRVASTSRMLAMCAAPFGAFLGGWLATTYDIRTPLYAAAGLLLTMTAVTATMTSNRRVEAALRGAAPTGGPGHPESKDPVQQGAPESL, encoded by the coding sequence TTGCCGTCCGGGTTCGGACGGCTGTGGACCGCGCAGACGGTGTCCTCGCTCGGTGACGGGGTGACGCATGCCGCACTGCCGCTGATCGCGTTGACGCTGACCCGGGATCCGATGGCGCTCGCCGTCGTCACCGCCGCCGGCACACTGCCGTGGCTGCTCTTCGGGGTGCTCGGCGGTGCGCTGGTGGACCGCTGGGACCGCCGGCGCACGATGTGGGTCGCGGACGCGGGACGCGCGGCGCTGCTCGCGATACCGGTGGCAGCGGCCGCGCTCGACGTGCTGAGCATTCCGCTGCTCGCGGCCGTCGCCTTCCTGCTCGGCCTCGGCGGACTCTTCTTCGACACGGCCGCCACGGCCTATCTGCCGGATCTGCTCGGCCGCGACCCCGCGCTCCTGGAGCGCGCCAACTCCCGCCTGCGCGGCGCCCAGACCGCCGCGTCCGGCTTCGCCGGGCCGCCCGCGGGCAGTGCGCTGCTCGCGCTCGGGCGGGCGGTTCCGCTGCTCGCCGACGCGGTGTCGTTCGCAGTCTCCGCACTGCTCGTACGGTCGCTGCCCGCCGTGCCCCGGCCCGCACCGCAGGCCCGCGAGTCGCTGCTGCGGCAGGCGCGGGCAGGGGCCTCGTACGTCTTCCGGGACCGGCTGCTGCTCGGGCTCGCACTCCGTCCGGCGGTCGGAAACATCGCCTTCATCGCCGTGGAGACCGTGCTCGCCCTCTTCGCGCACGACCGCCTCGGCATCGACACCTTCGGCTTCGGCCTGCTCCTCACGGCGGAAGCCACCGGCGGCCTGCTCGGCGCGGGCATCGCTTCCTTCCTCGGCCGACGACTCGGCACCGGCACCGCGCTGACCTGCACGGCCGCGGTCGAGGGACTGGCCATCCTGGGGCTTGCCACCGCCCAGAATCCGTACGTGGCCGGTCTCGCGCTCGCCGTCTGCGGGGCGGGCATGGGCGCCACGATGGTGCTCGCCCCCTCCCTCCGGCAGGCGATCGTCCCGGCCCACCTGATGGGCCGGGTCGCCTCCACTTCCCGCATGCTCGCCATGTGCGCCGCCCCGTTCGGCGCCTTCCTCGGCGGCTGGCTGGCCACCACGTACGACATACGCACCCCGCTCTACGCCGCCGCCGGCCTCCTCCTCACCATGACCGCCGTCACGGCGACCATGACCAGCAACCGCCGGGTCGAGGCAGCACTGCGTGGCGCTGCCCCGACCGGCGGTCCAGGACACCCGGAATCCAAGGATCCCGTTCAGCAGGGTGCACCCGAATCGTTGTGA
- a CDS encoding ArsR/SmtB family transcription factor: protein MPTDDLPETFHVTTDEQLRAVSNLTRHRIMAVLRFEPATITQIAARVGLAKGSSSYHVRLLERAGLVKVVRTRKVRGVNERYYAMAARSIVLPDPGEGGPDMLMRHAVADLEAAPADGERHVGMAHLRLTDEQFAELGARLEALAHEYRKLSDPSLPDASLVFALFHPARRDQSEGDAK, encoded by the coding sequence ATGCCCACCGATGATCTTCCCGAGACCTTCCACGTCACCACTGACGAGCAGCTGCGCGCCGTCTCCAACCTCACGCGTCACCGGATCATGGCCGTGCTCCGCTTCGAACCGGCGACGATCACACAGATCGCCGCACGGGTGGGACTGGCGAAGGGCAGTTCCAGCTATCACGTGCGGCTGCTGGAGCGGGCCGGCCTGGTGAAGGTGGTTCGGACGCGGAAGGTGCGGGGGGTCAACGAGCGGTACTACGCGATGGCCGCGCGGTCGATCGTGCTGCCGGATCCGGGCGAGGGAGGGCCGGACATGCTGATGAGGCATGCGGTGGCGGACCTGGAGGCGGCGCCGGCGGACGGCGAGCGGCACGTGGGGATGGCGCATCTGCGGCTCACCGACGAGCAGTTCGCGGAGCTGGGGGCGCGGCTGGAGGCATTGGCCCACGAGTACCGGAAATTGTCCGATCCGTCGCTGCCGGACGCGTCGCTCGTCTTCGCACTGTTCCACCCGGCACGCCGCGACCAGTCCGAAGGGGACGCCAAGTGA
- a CDS encoding GNAT family N-acetyltransferase has product MPRLERLRADHAPALLEFERENRAYFAASVPDRGDHYFAHFAERHRDLLAEQAEGTCLFHLLVGDDGAVVGRANLIDVADGSAELGYRIAEKAAGKGLATAAVREVCELAAAEYGLGELWAVTTVDNAGSRAVLARTGFVAVAEMEVDGRPGLRFVRRIEPAETISLDVDLDIV; this is encoded by the coding sequence ATGCCTCGACTCGAACGGCTTCGCGCCGACCACGCCCCGGCTCTCCTTGAGTTCGAGCGGGAGAACCGCGCCTACTTCGCGGCCTCGGTCCCGGACCGAGGTGACCACTACTTCGCGCACTTCGCCGAGCGGCACCGCGATCTGCTGGCCGAGCAGGCCGAGGGGACGTGCCTCTTCCACCTGCTGGTGGGTGACGACGGTGCGGTGGTGGGGCGGGCCAACCTGATCGACGTCGCGGACGGCTCGGCCGAGCTCGGCTACCGCATCGCCGAGAAGGCCGCGGGGAAGGGGCTGGCCACGGCGGCCGTGCGGGAGGTGTGCGAGCTGGCCGCCGCGGAGTACGGGCTCGGCGAGCTGTGGGCCGTGACGACCGTCGACAACGCCGGCTCGCGCGCCGTGCTGGCCCGTACGGGGTTCGTTGCCGTGGCCGAGATGGAGGTGGACGGGCGGCCGGGGCTTCGTTTCGTACGGAGGATCGAGCCTGCGGAAACGATATCCCTTGACGTCGATCTTGATATCGTTTAA
- a CDS encoding type II toxin-antitoxin system VapB family antitoxin → MARTVIDVDDALLAEAAKIFGTKTKVATVNAALEDVVKRRDREEFLNWIAEGGLPDLTGPVEESAPAAVEPEVATEHMQDRAA, encoded by the coding sequence ATGGCCAGAACCGTGATCGACGTCGACGACGCCCTGCTGGCTGAGGCCGCCAAGATCTTCGGTACGAAGACGAAGGTGGCTACCGTGAACGCGGCCCTTGAGGACGTGGTCAAGCGCCGCGATCGGGAGGAATTCCTGAACTGGATCGCCGAGGGCGGGCTGCCTGATCTGACCGGCCCGGTTGAGGAATCCGCCCCGGCGGCCGTCGAGCCTGAGGTCGCGACGGAGCACATGCAGGACAGGGCGGCATGA
- a CDS encoding PIN domain nuclease codes for MTERFLIDKSALARYPKPAVHKVVFPLHVAGVLAVCGAVELEVMYSARSKSDADRVRKGMAAFDWLPTPDETWDRALEVQRKLIEVGNWKAVSLPDLIIAATAERHGATVLHYDGDYDMIAKVTGQPMRWVVPRGEAD; via the coding sequence ATGACCGAGCGCTTCCTCATCGACAAGTCCGCGCTGGCGCGCTACCCCAAGCCGGCCGTGCACAAGGTTGTGTTCCCGCTCCACGTGGCGGGAGTGCTGGCGGTGTGCGGAGCTGTGGAGCTGGAGGTGATGTACAGCGCCCGGTCCAAGTCCGACGCGGACCGGGTCCGCAAGGGAATGGCGGCCTTCGACTGGCTCCCCACCCCCGACGAGACCTGGGACCGGGCGTTGGAGGTGCAGCGGAAGCTCATCGAGGTGGGGAACTGGAAGGCCGTGTCCCTCCCTGACCTCATCATTGCGGCGACAGCCGAACGGCACGGCGCCACCGTCCTCCACTACGACGGCGACTACGACATGATCGCCAAGGTCACCGGACAGCCGATGCGCTGGGTCGTGCCGCGCGGCGAGGCCGACTGA
- a CDS encoding trypsin-like serine peptidase, translating into MDRRNVVTVVLCAVAALGASAAVAKLAPPEGAPAVRAKAAPTASPTASSRSQASPKPQLTAPLPAPVTPKPGGPAAFTGALFTGGLDGDHFCTATVVSSPGKNLVVTAGHCLLAGVHAGGEDGAVFVPAYANGFAPYGTWRIEQVFEDERWAEGTDDAYDLAFARLAPDGKGRNIEDVTGAAALDTSGRTAEEVTVTGYPADRKVPRTCTAVAVRLSATEQRFDCADFPGGTSGSAWIAGDGKIVGVLTGGDTDDVSTSTVLGEYAASLYAKATGR; encoded by the coding sequence GTGGACAGGCGGAACGTGGTGACGGTGGTGCTGTGCGCCGTCGCGGCGCTGGGGGCGTCCGCTGCGGTGGCCAAGCTGGCGCCGCCCGAGGGGGCTCCGGCCGTGCGGGCGAAGGCTGCGCCGACTGCCTCGCCGACGGCCTCGTCGCGTTCGCAAGCTTCGCCCAAGCCCCAGCTCACCGCGCCCCTGCCCGCACCGGTGACCCCCAAGCCGGGCGGCCCGGCAGCCTTCACCGGGGCCCTGTTCACGGGCGGGCTGGACGGGGACCACTTCTGCACCGCGACCGTCGTGAGCAGTCCGGGGAAGAACCTCGTCGTCACCGCCGGGCACTGTCTGCTCGCCGGGGTCCACGCGGGCGGTGAGGACGGGGCCGTCTTCGTGCCCGCCTACGCCAACGGGTTCGCCCCGTACGGCACGTGGAGGATCGAGCAGGTCTTCGAGGACGAGCGCTGGGCCGAGGGCACGGACGACGCCTACGACCTCGCCTTCGCCCGCCTCGCCCCCGACGGCAAGGGGCGCAACATCGAGGACGTGACCGGCGCGGCCGCCCTCGATACGAGCGGGCGCACGGCCGAGGAGGTGACCGTCACCGGGTATCCCGCCGACCGCAAGGTTCCGCGTACCTGCACGGCGGTCGCGGTCCGGCTGAGCGCGACCGAACAGCGCTTCGACTGCGCCGACTTCCCCGGCGGCACCAGCGGCAGCGCGTGGATCGCCGGCGACGGGAAGATAGTCGGCGTCCTCACGGGCGGCGACACAGACGACGTGTCGACCAGCACCGTCCTCGGGGAGTACGCCGCCTCGCTGTACGCCAAGGCGACGGGCCGCTGA
- a CDS encoding NUDIX hydrolase: MRTPRHAARVVILSPQGSVFLFREDNVEVGIHWLPPGGGIDPGESPEDCVRRELREETGWTDLEPERLLCTWEHDFTHQGIPVRQHEHVYLARGPHREPVLEYPGIHWQWLSPERLATLGEPLWPPRLPDLLAAGAPTDPVHLGLLA; this comes from the coding sequence ATGCGAACTCCACGTCACGCGGCACGCGTTGTCATCCTCTCCCCCCAGGGGTCGGTGTTCCTCTTCCGCGAGGACAACGTGGAGGTGGGCATCCACTGGCTGCCGCCGGGCGGCGGCATCGACCCGGGCGAGAGCCCCGAGGACTGCGTACGGCGCGAGTTGCGCGAGGAGACCGGGTGGACCGACCTGGAGCCCGAGCGCCTGCTGTGCACCTGGGAGCACGACTTCACGCACCAGGGGATCCCGGTGCGCCAGCACGAGCACGTCTACCTCGCCAGGGGCCCGCACCGCGAACCGGTCCTGGAATACCCGGGCATCCACTGGCAGTGGCTCTCCCCGGAACGCCTGGCCACCCTCGGCGAACCGCTGTGGCCCCCGCGCCTCCCGGACCTGCTGGCCGCCGGCGCCCCGACGGATCCGGTCCACCTGGGCCTGCTCGCCTGA
- a CDS encoding ABC transporter permease produces the protein MSGTRTRTRTRKLTPPRLSPRDVLHVGSAGLRSRPMRVFLSALGIAIGIATMIAVVGISSSSQAKLLRELDALGTNMLVATPGQGMFTGQDTKLPKDSPGMISRIEGVESVGTTGDVPESVRRSENIPKEETGGIVLKAAKDDLLGTLRARTGSGTWLNEATGRYPSVVLGNVSARRLGITEPGRQVFIGGRYFTVIGILEPIPLAPEIERSALIGWDAAQRLLGFDGHPTAVYERSADDRVAEVRKLIAPTANPQTPSAISVTDPSAALQAKAATEGAFSTLLLGLGGIALLVGGVGVANTMIISVLERRHEIGLRRSLGGTKGQIRIQFVTESLLLSGLGGLAGIALGGAATAVYARAGDLPWVVPLWAVTGGFAATLAIGTLAGLYPAVRAARMSPTLALAAA, from the coding sequence ATGAGCGGTACGCGCACCCGCACCCGCACCCGGAAGCTGACCCCGCCGAGGCTGTCCCCCCGGGACGTCCTGCACGTCGGGTCGGCGGGCCTGCGCTCGCGCCCGATGCGGGTGTTCCTGTCCGCGCTCGGCATCGCCATCGGCATCGCGACGATGATCGCGGTGGTCGGGATCTCCTCCTCCAGCCAGGCCAAGCTGCTGCGCGAACTCGACGCGCTCGGCACCAACATGCTGGTCGCGACGCCCGGCCAGGGCATGTTCACCGGGCAGGACACCAAGCTGCCCAAGGACTCCCCCGGCATGATCTCCCGCATCGAGGGCGTCGAGTCGGTCGGCACCACCGGTGACGTCCCCGAGTCCGTCCGCCGGTCGGAGAACATCCCGAAGGAGGAGACCGGCGGGATCGTGCTGAAGGCCGCCAAGGACGATCTGCTGGGCACCCTGCGCGCGAGGACGGGCAGCGGCACCTGGCTCAACGAGGCCACCGGGCGCTACCCCTCCGTGGTCCTCGGCAACGTGTCCGCGCGCCGCCTCGGCATCACGGAGCCGGGCCGGCAGGTGTTCATCGGCGGCCGGTACTTCACGGTGATCGGCATCCTGGAGCCGATCCCGCTGGCTCCGGAGATAGAGCGGTCCGCGCTGATCGGATGGGACGCGGCACAGCGGCTGCTGGGCTTCGACGGGCACCCGACGGCGGTCTACGAGCGCTCGGCGGACGACCGGGTCGCGGAGGTCAGGAAGCTGATCGCCCCGACGGCCAACCCGCAGACCCCGAGCGCGATCTCGGTCACCGACCCCTCGGCCGCCCTCCAGGCGAAGGCGGCCACCGAGGGTGCCTTCAGCACGCTGCTGCTGGGCCTGGGCGGGATCGCCCTGCTGGTGGGCGGGGTCGGGGTCGCCAACACCATGATCATCTCGGTGCTGGAGCGGCGGCACGAGATCGGCCTTCGCCGCTCTCTGGGCGGCACCAAGGGCCAGATCCGGATCCAGTTCGTCACGGAGTCCCTGCTGCTGTCCGGACTCGGCGGCCTGGCGGGCATCGCCCTGGGCGGCGCGGCCACCGCGGTCTACGCGCGGGCCGGCGACCTCCCCTGGGTGGTCCCCCTGTGGGCGGTGACCGGCGGCTTCGCGGCCACCCTGGCCATCGGCACGCTGGCCGGCCTCTATCCGGCGGTGCGCGCGGCCCGGATGTCTCCGACACTGGCGCTGGCGGCGGCGTAG
- a CDS encoding ABC transporter ATP-binding protein yields the protein MTDTGTAPAVVELTGVAKEYAGGVTALRGVDLTVRSGELLAIVGPSGSGKSTLLHIVGTLDRPTAGGVRIAGHDIATLSDRALSALRSRHVGFVFQSFHLVPGISARANVAEGLLYSGLSRAERGRRAARALERVGLGDRMDHRPHELSGGQKQRVAIARAVAGEPDLLLADEPTGALDTASGESVMELLHELNAGGDGATIAVITHDNEIAASLPRQVRIRDGEIVADVRNTAEVRS from the coding sequence GTGACGGACACCGGGACGGCGCCCGCGGTCGTCGAACTGACCGGGGTCGCCAAGGAGTACGCGGGCGGGGTCACCGCCCTGCGCGGGGTCGACCTGACCGTCCGCAGCGGCGAACTGCTCGCCATCGTCGGCCCGTCGGGCTCGGGCAAGTCCACCCTGCTGCACATCGTCGGCACGCTGGACCGGCCCACGGCCGGCGGCGTCCGGATCGCCGGCCACGACATCGCGACCCTGTCGGACCGCGCGCTCTCGGCGCTGCGCTCCCGGCACGTCGGCTTCGTCTTCCAGTCCTTCCACCTGGTGCCGGGCATCAGCGCCCGGGCGAACGTGGCCGAGGGCCTGCTGTACTCCGGCCTCTCGCGCGCCGAGCGCGGCCGCCGGGCGGCCCGCGCCCTGGAACGCGTAGGCCTCGGGGACCGGATGGACCACCGGCCGCACGAACTGTCCGGCGGGCAGAAGCAGCGCGTGGCCATCGCCCGGGCGGTGGCGGGCGAGCCGGACCTGCTGCTGGCCGACGAGCCGACGGGCGCGCTGGACACGGCCTCCGGGGAATCGGTGATGGAGCTGCTGCACGAGCTGAACGCGGGCGGGGACGGGGCCACCATCGCCGTGATCACCCACGACAACGAGATCGCGGCGAGCCTGCCGCGGCAGGTGAGGATCCGGGACGGGGAGATCGTGGCGGACGTACGGAACACGGCGGAGGTGCGGTCATGA
- a CDS encoding peptidoglycan-binding protein — protein MSRRSTWVLGALAAALAVSGGGYAVIAQPQRDDAARERRADGLPPATAPVQRGDLSSGLQVEGTLGFAQERKLNASGPGVLTWIAGEGSAVERDGKLYEVNGRAVRLMYGAVPMYRPLKAGDKGEDVKQLKRNLQALGYGTGLDPQDGTFTAGTATAVKRWQKAHKTAETGEVAKEDIAFASGPQRVRKNDAAVGDEPGPGKAVLTVTGTERIVRFQLETAKAAAAKTGEPVTVRLPGGTTATGKIDSVGGAADAGDGNEGNGGGGAGGGAGGDGKAKVEVSVAFDKPAEVNAPDQSPVSVGLTGETRKGVLSVPVNALLALAGGGFGVQVVEDGRARDVKVELGMFGSGRVEVTGDALKEGMRVGIPKL, from the coding sequence ATGAGCCGCCGCTCCACGTGGGTGCTGGGCGCGCTGGCCGCCGCCCTGGCCGTATCGGGCGGCGGGTACGCCGTCATCGCGCAGCCGCAGCGGGACGACGCCGCGCGGGAACGCCGCGCGGACGGGCTGCCGCCGGCGACGGCCCCGGTCCAGCGCGGCGACCTCAGCTCGGGCCTCCAGGTGGAGGGCACCCTCGGCTTCGCGCAGGAGCGCAAGCTGAACGCGAGCGGGCCGGGCGTGCTGACGTGGATCGCGGGCGAGGGCTCGGCGGTCGAGCGGGACGGGAAGCTCTACGAGGTCAACGGGCGGGCGGTGCGGCTGATGTACGGGGCCGTGCCCATGTACCGGCCGCTGAAGGCCGGGGACAAGGGCGAGGACGTCAAGCAGCTCAAGCGCAACCTCCAGGCGCTGGGCTACGGAACCGGGCTCGACCCGCAGGACGGCACCTTCACGGCGGGTACGGCGACGGCGGTCAAGCGGTGGCAGAAGGCGCACAAGACCGCGGAGACGGGCGAGGTCGCCAAGGAGGACATCGCCTTCGCCTCCGGGCCCCAGCGGGTACGCAAGAACGACGCGGCGGTCGGTGACGAGCCCGGGCCGGGCAAGGCGGTGCTCACGGTGACCGGCACCGAGCGGATCGTCCGCTTCCAGCTGGAGACGGCGAAGGCGGCCGCGGCGAAGACCGGCGAGCCGGTCACCGTACGGCTGCCGGGAGGGACCACCGCCACCGGGAAGATCGACTCGGTGGGCGGCGCCGCCGACGCGGGCGACGGGAACGAGGGCAACGGCGGGGGCGGAGCGGGCGGTGGAGCCGGCGGGGACGGGAAGGCCAAGGTCGAGGTGTCCGTCGCCTTCGACAAGCCCGCCGAGGTCAACGCCCCGGACCAGTCCCCGGTGAGCGTCGGCCTGACCGGCGAGACCCGCAAGGGCGTGCTCTCCGTACCGGTCAACGCCCTGCTCGCGCTCGCGGGCGGGGGCTTCGGCGTCCAGGTGGTGGAGGACGGCCGGGCCCGTGACGTGAAGGTCGAACTGGGCATGTTCGGAAGCGGCCGGGTCGAGGTGACCGGCGACGCCCTCAAGGAGGGCATGCGGGTCGGGATACCGAAGCTGTGA